A genome region from Nocardia sp. NBC_00565 includes the following:
- a CDS encoding MerR family transcriptional regulator: MRIGELSQRTGTSRRLLRYYEEQGLIVSQRCANGYRAYDDAFVDRVRQIRGLLDAGLPTRIIKQILPCLDKPRVIHFSDATPEMIATLEHERDRMTRRIEVLIRNRDAISEYLAAVLEGDRSKATSRDVEKRSAAVSI, translated from the coding sequence ATGCGCATCGGAGAGCTGTCGCAACGTACCGGAACTTCGCGCCGACTCCTGCGGTACTACGAAGAGCAGGGCCTGATCGTCTCGCAACGCTGTGCGAACGGCTACCGCGCGTATGACGACGCGTTCGTCGACCGGGTCCGCCAGATTCGCGGGCTGCTCGATGCCGGTCTGCCCACCCGGATCATCAAGCAGATCCTGCCGTGTCTCGACAAGCCCCGCGTCATCCACTTCTCGGATGCCACTCCGGAGATGATCGCGACGTTGGAGCACGAGCGCGACCGGATGACCCGCCGCATCGAGGTTCTCATTCGCAACCGCGACGCCATTTCCGAATACCTCGCGGCCGTCCTCGAAGGCGATAGATCGAAGGCCACCTCTCGAGATGTGGAAAAAAGATCGGCGGCGGTGTCGATCTAG
- a CDS encoding PucR family transcriptional regulator, producing the protein MPVALPPLSGDAPIIARLVRRLPEIAERMLAAGLGSTPPAADLPDGHFTDEVLPAIAACGQAFFRAIQEQRAFTGAEVVEFVGPVAERHAEDRIPLGLLLQAVHGSGQAILQAAAVATPEDMNDLIAFGGRLLDLLRDINVAVVEAYTDVEQSIYHAEREARRALCSALLRGRPAEELAARADVVLAERYTVLAIHIRPDDHPIVVADLLTRRRIRVLQRALDGIAGAKALSTFDGTTGIALLPSGSDSTEYQWLATELTEQFGVEVFLAERRAAERDVLPHAVQEATDLAELARLLNRPSGVYDLDDLLLEYQLTRPGPARDRLADRIAPLLLRPHLFEALDAHLRHGSDRKAAAAEVHVHPNTFSYRLKRIAELTGIDPSEPKGSRLLAAALTVHRFYPVAEATEVLDADYIAAANRT; encoded by the coding sequence ATGCCCGTTGCCCTACCCCCGCTGTCCGGAGACGCTCCGATAATCGCCCGACTGGTCCGTCGGTTACCCGAAATCGCCGAACGCATGCTCGCGGCGGGCCTGGGATCGACACCGCCGGCCGCCGATCTGCCGGACGGGCATTTCACCGACGAGGTGCTTCCGGCGATCGCCGCGTGCGGCCAAGCCTTCTTCCGTGCGATCCAGGAGCAGCGCGCCTTCACCGGTGCGGAGGTGGTCGAATTCGTCGGCCCGGTGGCCGAGCGGCACGCCGAGGACCGAATCCCGTTGGGGCTGTTGCTGCAGGCCGTGCACGGCTCGGGTCAGGCGATCCTGCAGGCGGCGGCGGTGGCCACGCCCGAGGATATGAATGATCTGATCGCCTTCGGCGGTCGGCTGCTCGATCTGCTGCGTGACATCAATGTCGCTGTGGTGGAGGCGTATACCGACGTCGAGCAGTCGATCTATCACGCGGAGCGGGAGGCCCGCCGCGCACTGTGTTCGGCGCTATTGCGCGGTCGGCCCGCCGAGGAACTGGCCGCGCGCGCGGATGTCGTACTCGCGGAACGCTATACGGTGCTGGCCATCCACATCCGCCCGGACGACCACCCGATCGTGGTCGCCGATCTGCTCACCCGGCGTCGCATCCGGGTGCTGCAGCGGGCCTTGGACGGCATCGCCGGTGCCAAGGCGCTGAGCACCTTCGACGGCACGACCGGAATCGCCCTGCTACCAAGCGGATCCGACTCTACCGAGTATCAGTGGCTGGCCACCGAACTCACCGAACAATTCGGCGTCGAGGTCTTCCTCGCCGAGCGTCGCGCCGCCGAACGCGATGTGCTCCCGCACGCGGTTCAGGAGGCGACCGACCTGGCCGAACTCGCCCGGCTGCTCAACCGGCCCAGCGGCGTCTACGATCTCGACGATCTGTTGCTCGAATACCAGCTCACCCGCCCCGGCCCGGCCCGTGATCGCCTGGCCGACCGCATCGCCCCACTGCTGTTGCGCCCGCACCTGTTCGAGGCGCTCGACGCCCATCTGCGCCACGGATCCGATCGCAAGGCGGCCGCCGCCGAGGTGCACGTGCACCCCAATACCTTCAGCTACCGGCTCAAGCGCATCGCCGAACTCACCGGCATCGATCCGAGCGAACCCAAGGGTTCGCGTCTGCTCGCCGCGGCGCTCACCGTGCATCGCTTCTACCCGGTAGCCGAGGCGACGGAGGTCCTCGACGCGGACTACATCGCGGCCGCCAACCGGACGTAA
- a CDS encoding lipase family protein, which produces MSMQADTGMESARPVAEMFPSGRPPRPELDRFYRPPPGFARFAPGTILRSRKVELALFGRVPQKISAWQLLYRTNNLHGSAEAAVTTVLLPWGADPDEPRPLVSFQCAIDGVSSQCLPSYALRRGARALGSIPQVELPVIAYALASGWAISVPDHGGLSGHFGVPREPAYRSLDAIRASLNFTPLGLTDSTPVALWGYSGGGLATAWTAELAAEYAPELDIVGAVAGSPVGDLGAAFARLNGTFFAGFATVCVAGLRRAYPDLDHILRAHLKSEFLDLLADAESRTTLHLLFRLMGKNIDNYSHSSFADLLAEPGLQRILADIRPGTRAPAMPMLVIQGVNDELIAVDDIDHHVARYAIRGAHVRYLRDRLSLHMPLQFIGAPVTMHWLADRFDQRPLPAAGTETVWSVAFTKREVLGHWRFARLFARMLAGRPIRRCSPASATAISPDCSSEPCSRVRS; this is translated from the coding sequence ATGAGCATGCAGGCCGACACCGGGATGGAATCGGCGCGCCCGGTCGCCGAAATGTTCCCGTCGGGCCGACCGCCGCGGCCGGAACTGGATCGGTTCTATCGGCCGCCCCCGGGTTTCGCCCGCTTCGCCCCCGGCACCATCCTGCGTTCCCGCAAGGTCGAGCTGGCGCTGTTCGGGCGTGTGCCACAAAAGATCTCGGCCTGGCAGCTGCTCTACCGCACCAACAACCTGCACGGCAGCGCGGAGGCGGCGGTGACGACGGTGCTGCTGCCGTGGGGAGCCGATCCGGACGAGCCGCGGCCGCTGGTCTCGTTCCAATGCGCGATCGACGGCGTCAGTTCACAGTGCCTGCCCTCGTACGCACTGCGGCGCGGCGCGCGGGCGCTCGGCTCGATTCCCCAGGTCGAGCTGCCGGTGATCGCGTACGCACTGGCCAGCGGCTGGGCGATCTCGGTGCCCGACCACGGCGGGCTGTCCGGACACTTCGGCGTGCCACGCGAGCCCGCGTATCGGTCCCTCGACGCGATCCGCGCGAGCCTGAACTTCACCCCGCTCGGCCTCACCGACTCGACACCCGTTGCGCTGTGGGGTTATTCGGGCGGCGGCCTGGCCACCGCCTGGACCGCGGAGCTGGCCGCCGAATATGCTCCGGAGCTCGATATCGTCGGCGCGGTCGCCGGTTCACCGGTCGGCGATCTCGGCGCGGCCTTCGCGCGATTGAACGGCACCTTCTTCGCGGGCTTCGCGACGGTATGCGTGGCGGGACTGCGGCGGGCCTACCCGGATCTGGATCACATCCTGCGCGCACATCTGAAATCCGAATTCCTCGACCTGCTCGCGGATGCCGAATCGCGCACCACGCTGCACCTTCTGTTCCGGTTGATGGGCAAGAACATCGACAACTACAGCCACAGCAGCTTCGCCGACCTACTCGCCGAACCCGGTCTGCAGCGGATCCTGGCCGATATCCGGCCCGGCACGCGGGCGCCCGCCATGCCGATGCTCGTCATCCAGGGCGTCAACGACGAACTCATCGCCGTCGACGATATCGACCACCACGTGGCCCGGTACGCGATCCGCGGTGCGCACGTGCGCTATCTGCGCGACCGCCTCAGCCTGCACATGCCGCTGCAGTTCATCGGCGCACCGGTCACCATGCACTGGCTCGCGGACCGATTCGACCAGCGCCCGCTGCCCGCGGCGGGCACCGAAACGGTGTGGTCGGTCGCGTTCACGAAGCGAGAAGTGTTGGGCCACTGGCGTTTTGCCCGACTGTTTGCACGCATGCTCGCAGGCAGGCCGATCCGGCGGTGCTCACCGGCCTCGGCTACAGCGATTTCGCCGGACTGCTCGTCGGAACCCTGTTCTCGGGTGCGGTCCTGA
- a CDS encoding DUF2231 domain-containing protein: MSMINGLPAHVLLVHIIVVFVPLTAVLLIMAALWPAARRRLIWLITALAAITVALTPITTDAGEWLEHKLGGSPAIDKHADLGNTMIYFVVGLLLVTAMLIVVHLRAERGKPLGRAITALVAALAILAGGAALVQVYRVGDSGSHAVWGAQAP, encoded by the coding sequence ATGTCGATGATCAACGGTCTACCTGCCCACGTACTGCTGGTCCACATCATTGTCGTCTTCGTACCACTGACCGCAGTGCTGCTGATCATGGCGGCACTATGGCCCGCCGCCCGTCGTCGACTGATCTGGCTGATCACCGCCCTGGCCGCGATCACCGTGGCACTGACACCGATCACAACCGACGCCGGCGAGTGGCTCGAGCACAAACTCGGCGGATCCCCTGCCATCGACAAGCACGCCGACCTCGGCAACACGATGATCTACTTCGTCGTGGGCCTACTGCTCGTGACCGCCATGCTCATCGTCGTCCACCTGCGTGCAGAACGCGGGAAGCCGCTGGGGCGAGCGATAACCGCACTCGTCGCGGCACTGGCGATCCTCGCGGGCGGTGCCGCACTCGTGCAGGTCTACCGGGTCGGGGACTCCGGTTCACACGCGGTATGGGGCGCACAAGCTCCGTAG
- a CDS encoding lipase maturation factor family protein — MMSFTDSEYWLGRLVFQHGLGVIYLIAFLAAARQFPALIGERGMLPVSRFVRRVSFRSAPSIFQFHFSDRFFTAVAWCGVLLSAAMAVGAPHLVPLWAAMLLWAVLWVLYLSIVNVGQAWYAFGWESLLLEAGFLAIFLGNDRVAPPVLVLWLARWLLFRVEFGAGLIKLRGDACWRDLTCLYYHHETQPMPGPLSWFFHRLPRPLHRVEVAANHFAQLVVPFGLFAPQPVASVAAAFLIVTQLWLVLSGNFAWLNWMTILLAATAIAGSSAAAVLPVPDPPALPAAPPWFAGLIIAFTVAVVFLSYWPARNLISRHQRMNVSFNPLHLVNTYGAFGNIGRTREEVVFEGTDEADITERTRWREYEFKGKPGDPRRLPRQWAPYHLRLDWLMWFAAISPTYARGWLLAFVERLLRNDPATLRLLRRCPFPDSPPRYVRARIYLYRFATRAELRHDRNWWHRTLVGEYLPPMGLGQ, encoded by the coding sequence ATGATGTCCTTCACCGACTCCGAGTACTGGCTGGGCAGGCTGGTTTTCCAGCACGGCCTCGGCGTCATCTACCTGATCGCGTTCCTGGCGGCGGCGCGGCAATTCCCGGCGCTGATCGGGGAGCGGGGAATGTTGCCGGTGTCGCGTTTCGTGCGGCGGGTTTCGTTCCGCTCGGCGCCCAGCATCTTCCAGTTCCACTTCTCGGATCGGTTCTTCACCGCCGTGGCCTGGTGTGGCGTGCTGCTGTCGGCCGCGATGGCGGTCGGTGCGCCGCATCTGGTACCCCTGTGGGCGGCGATGCTGCTGTGGGCGGTGCTGTGGGTGTTGTATCTGTCGATCGTCAATGTTGGGCAGGCCTGGTACGCCTTCGGCTGGGAGTCCCTGCTGCTGGAGGCCGGGTTCCTCGCGATCTTCCTCGGCAACGATCGGGTCGCACCGCCGGTGCTGGTGTTGTGGTTGGCGCGGTGGCTGTTGTTCCGGGTGGAGTTCGGCGCCGGGCTGATCAAGTTGCGCGGGGATGCCTGCTGGCGGGATCTGACCTGCCTGTACTACCACCATGAGACCCAGCCGATGCCCGGTCCGCTGAGCTGGTTCTTCCACCGACTGCCCAGGCCGCTGCATCGAGTCGAGGTGGCGGCCAACCACTTCGCGCAGCTGGTCGTGCCTTTCGGACTCTTCGCGCCGCAGCCGGTGGCGAGTGTGGCCGCGGCGTTCCTCATCGTCACTCAGCTGTGGCTGGTGCTGTCCGGGAACTTCGCCTGGCTGAATTGGATGACGATCCTGCTGGCCGCCACCGCGATCGCCGGATCGTCGGCCGCGGCGGTGCTGCCGGTACCCGACCCGCCGGCATTGCCCGCCGCGCCACCGTGGTTCGCGGGCCTGATCATCGCGTTCACCGTCGCCGTGGTGTTCCTCAGCTACTGGCCCGCGCGCAACCTGATCTCCCGGCATCAGCGCATGAACGTGTCCTTCAATCCGCTGCACCTCGTCAACACCTACGGTGCGTTCGGCAATATCGGCCGGACCCGCGAGGAGGTGGTGTTCGAGGGCACCGACGAAGCCGATATCACTGAGCGGACGCGCTGGCGGGAGTACGAGTTCAAGGGCAAACCGGGCGACCCGCGTCGACTGCCGAGGCAGTGGGCCCCATACCATTTGCGGCTGGACTGGTTGATGTGGTTCGCCGCGATCTCACCGACGTATGCCCGCGGTTGGCTGCTCGCCTTTGTCGAGCGGCTGTTGCGCAACGATCCGGCGACGTTGCGACTGCTGCGCCGGTGCCCCTTCCCCGACTCCCCGCCCCGCTACGTGCGGGCGCGAATCTACTTGTACCGCTTCGCAACCCGCGCCGAACTACGGCATGACCGAAACTGGTGGCACCGCACCCTGGTGGGTGAATACCTCCCACCGATGGGCCTGGGTCAGTAG
- a CDS encoding NAD(P)-dependent oxidoreductase, with protein MRITVFGANGPTGRLLTGQALAAGHRVTAVTRQPDSFPLHHDRLEVIGADVLDPEAVDAAVAQRDAVLSTLGVPAGKEPISTYSRGAANIVAAMQRHRVRRLAMVSSSGVDPHPYSDGGFLFNRVFLPYVTRVLGKTLYDDMRRMEALVRASDLDWTIVRPSGLYHLPSVTGYTLVEGHADGRFTARADLAASMLALLDDNRYRRSTVGIITTVDNPTLLQWIRREALTKS; from the coding sequence ATGCGAATCACCGTCTTCGGAGCCAATGGCCCCACCGGCCGCCTGCTCACCGGCCAGGCACTTGCCGCCGGACATCGGGTCACCGCGGTCACCCGGCAGCCGGACTCGTTTCCACTGCACCATGATCGGCTCGAGGTAATCGGTGCCGATGTGCTCGATCCGGAGGCCGTCGACGCAGCCGTGGCGCAGCGGGATGCGGTGCTTTCGACGCTCGGGGTGCCCGCTGGAAAGGAACCGATCAGCACCTATTCGCGTGGTGCGGCCAATATTGTCGCCGCGATGCAACGGCATCGGGTGCGCCGGCTCGCCATGGTCAGCTCGAGCGGGGTCGACCCGCACCCGTACTCCGATGGCGGGTTCCTGTTCAACCGAGTATTCCTGCCATACGTGACGCGGGTGCTGGGTAAGACGCTGTACGACGATATGCGGCGGATGGAAGCGCTGGTCCGGGCCAGCGATCTGGACTGGACGATCGTGCGCCCGAGCGGGCTCTACCACCTGCCGTCGGTCACCGGCTACACCCTCGTCGAGGGCCACGCCGACGGCAGGTTCACCGCCCGTGCGGACCTGGCCGCGAGCATGCTGGCCCTGCTGGACGACAACCGCTACCGCCGTAGCACCGTCGGCATCATCACCACCGTCGACAACCCCACCTTGCTCCAGTGGATCCGCCGGGAAGCACTCACCAAAAGCTGA
- a CDS encoding VC0807 family protein, with protein MLTGLGYSDFAGLLVGTLFSGAVLIIETIRSRRLEPFAAIMLGVFAFGLIGSLISGDARVMIVKDSAGTAIVGIAFLISTMVGKPLTYLSARKALAAAGPAKLTEFEDSYRTDPAKRRGFTTLAAAWGVGLLAEASVRILLAYQLPIHTMAWLSPVLSIVFFAPLIALSVRFVKRARRA; from the coding sequence GTGCTCACCGGCCTCGGCTACAGCGATTTCGCCGGACTGCTCGTCGGAACCCTGTTCTCGGGTGCGGTCCTGATCATCGAGACGATCCGGTCCCGACGCCTCGAACCCTTCGCCGCGATCATGCTCGGCGTCTTCGCCTTCGGCTTGATCGGCTCGCTGATCAGCGGCGATGCCCGCGTGATGATTGTCAAGGATTCCGCGGGCACCGCGATCGTCGGTATCGCCTTCCTGATCAGCACGATGGTCGGCAAACCGCTGACCTATCTGTCCGCGCGCAAGGCGCTCGCGGCCGCCGGACCGGCCAAGCTCACCGAATTCGAGGACTCCTACCGCACCGACCCGGCCAAGCGCCGCGGCTTCACCACCCTCGCGGCGGCCTGGGGCGTCGGTCTGCTCGCGGAGGCGTCCGTCCGGATCCTGCTCGCCTACCAGCTGCCCATCCACACCATGGCCTGGCTGTCCCCGGTTCTGTCGATCGTCTTCTTCGCCCCGCTGATCGCCCTGAGCGTTCGCTTCGTCAAACGCGCCCGCCGCGCCTGA
- a CDS encoding PadR family transcriptional regulator translates to MPELGPQDHIVLGLIARHGPLTPYELKARLEESVDYFWPVPHAQLYRIPVRLAEQGLLNEEAEQGGRRRRLFHLTDTGRAELRRWLADPHSPPAETRDPAQLKLFFADLGDPGDVVALAESQAAEHRRLLELYRGLRAESDPTDKIRGVSRARILRLGILHEQAYVEFWEDLAADPEGRDRQRE, encoded by the coding sequence ATGCCGGAGCTCGGGCCGCAGGACCACATCGTGCTGGGGCTGATCGCCAGGCACGGGCCGCTCACGCCCTATGAGTTGAAGGCCAGACTCGAAGAGAGCGTGGACTACTTCTGGCCGGTGCCGCATGCGCAGCTCTATCGGATTCCCGTGCGCCTGGCCGAGCAGGGGTTGCTCAACGAGGAGGCCGAACAGGGCGGGCGGCGGCGCAGGCTCTTCCATCTCACCGATACCGGCCGGGCCGAGTTGCGGCGCTGGCTCGCCGATCCGCACAGCCCGCCCGCCGAAACCCGGGACCCGGCGCAGCTCAAACTCTTCTTCGCCGATCTGGGCGACCCGGGCGATGTGGTCGCGCTGGCCGAAAGTCAGGCCGCGGAGCATCGTCGTCTGCTCGAGCTCTACCGCGGACTGCGGGCCGAGAGCGATCCCACCGACAAGATCCGCGGCGTTTCGCGTGCCCGCATCCTGCGGCTCGGCATCCTGCACGAGCAGGCCTACGTCGAGTTCTGGGAAGACCTCGCCGCCGATCCCGAAGGCCGGGATCGGCAGCGCGAGTAG
- a CDS encoding nuclear transport factor 2 family protein yields MRDFGIDLFDQWTAMWNGELALADKIMAPEFTLRYAQPGTDVYDDIHDPRALATRIAAHRESAPGLRFEPQGEAVIEMDDARTGFVAHPYGAEFTGPDGRTVSVSGTDILRTVAGVITEVWSASGGRGGRSYY; encoded by the coding sequence ATGCGCGACTTCGGCATCGACCTGTTCGACCAGTGGACCGCGATGTGGAACGGCGAGCTGGCGCTCGCGGACAAGATCATGGCCCCCGAATTCACCCTCCGCTACGCCCAGCCGGGCACCGACGTCTACGACGACATCCACGATCCGCGGGCCCTCGCCACACGGATCGCCGCGCACCGCGAGTCGGCTCCCGGACTTCGATTCGAACCGCAAGGCGAGGCGGTCATCGAAATGGACGACGCCCGAACGGGATTCGTGGCACACCCATATGGGGCGGAGTTCACCGGACCGGATGGCCGGACGGTGTCCGTGAGCGGCACCGATATCCTGCGCACCGTCGCGGGTGTCATCACCGAGGTCTGGTCGGCCTCCGGCGGGCGCGGCGGCCGCAGCTACTACTGA
- a CDS encoding amidohydrolase family protein, with the protein MAIIDAWAQHPTVRLLQHEMLDSLRRWTGDTIPDQPPPVASTLAAMDAGGVDTALISAWYGPEGVLISNDQVAGFVAESGGRLVGVASVDLRKPMVAVRELRRAVTELGMKALRIVPWLWGLPPNDRRYYPLYAECVELGIPFCTQVGHTGPLRASETGRPIPYLDDVALEFPELVIVGGHIGYPWTTEMIAVATKYPNVYIDTSAYTVRRYPPELVAYLKSHGRGKVLFGTNFPMIAPQRALAGLDDLGLDDECRELFLSGNACRVFGLAKSAE; encoded by the coding sequence ATGGCGATCATCGATGCGTGGGCCCAGCATCCGACGGTGCGACTGCTCCAGCACGAAATGCTCGACTCGCTGCGCCGCTGGACCGGTGACACCATTCCGGACCAGCCGCCGCCGGTAGCATCGACGCTCGCGGCCATGGACGCCGGCGGTGTCGACACCGCATTGATCAGCGCCTGGTACGGGCCGGAGGGTGTGCTGATCTCCAATGACCAGGTGGCCGGTTTCGTCGCCGAATCCGGCGGCAGGCTGGTCGGCGTCGCATCGGTCGACCTGCGCAAGCCGATGGTCGCGGTGCGCGAGCTGCGACGTGCGGTCACGGAATTGGGCATGAAGGCGCTGCGGATCGTGCCGTGGCTGTGGGGACTGCCGCCCAATGACCGGCGCTACTACCCGCTGTACGCGGAATGCGTCGAGCTGGGAATCCCGTTCTGCACGCAAGTCGGGCACACCGGCCCGCTGCGCGCGTCCGAGACCGGCCGCCCCATCCCCTATCTCGACGATGTCGCGCTGGAGTTCCCGGAGCTGGTCATTGTCGGTGGCCACATCGGTTACCCGTGGACCACCGAGATGATCGCGGTGGCAACGAAATACCCGAACGTCTATATCGATACCTCCGCCTACACAGTCCGCCGGTATCCACCGGAGCTGGTGGCGTACCTGAAATCCCACGGACGCGGCAAGGTCCTGTTCGGCACCAACTTCCCGATGATCGCGCCGCAGCGAGCATTGGCGGGGCTCGACGATCTCGGCTTGGACGACGAATGCCGCGAGCTATTTCTTTCCGGAAACGCCTGCCGCGTCTTCGGTTTGGCGAAGTCGGCCGAATAA
- a CDS encoding cytochrome P450, with protein MNARYAVRWAAEHGLPRLGLRAMHRSGDPFARLLSGEEGRNDPYSLIEQLRAGGGVQITRTGYAIYDYQLCREVLRDRRFGVRTPIDPTVPGPLRRYAERVVLPPNPIEAPSMFMQDPPEHGRLRKPVASAFTPRAVARLGDGVREVTTELLDAMPAHGSADLIGDFAAQVPIAVIAEMLGFPAADRDLFLRWGDVVTPLLDVGISWRAHRRAMAATAAMEDYLAAHIEKLRREPREDIFSVLVSSGGLSTPELMASANVLMGAGFETTMNLIGNAIPLLLAHPDQLDLLRAEPQRWPGAIEEVLRFDPPVQMTARRVLEPVDLGAGVHLQPGKSMIVSLAGANRDPAQFPDPHRFDITRANAKEHLSFGSGIHACIGASLARLEAAHALPALFERFPDLRLDGEPRRRGLSTLHGYEHMPARLGRPAGARVVPSMASGDRMPGS; from the coding sequence ATGAACGCACGGTACGCGGTCAGGTGGGCAGCCGAGCACGGGTTGCCGCGGCTGGGGTTGCGCGCGATGCACCGCTCGGGCGACCCGTTCGCCCGGCTGCTGAGTGGCGAGGAAGGCCGCAACGATCCGTATTCGCTGATCGAGCAGCTGCGTGCGGGGGGCGGGGTGCAGATCACGCGGACCGGATACGCCATCTACGATTACCAGCTGTGCCGGGAGGTCCTGCGCGACAGAAGATTCGGCGTGCGCACCCCGATCGACCCCACTGTGCCCGGCCCGCTGCGCCGCTACGCCGAGCGAGTCGTGTTGCCGCCCAACCCGATCGAGGCGCCGTCGATGTTCATGCAAGACCCGCCGGAGCACGGCCGGTTGCGCAAGCCGGTCGCCTCCGCGTTCACCCCGCGCGCCGTCGCCCGGTTGGGCGACGGGGTGCGTGAGGTCACCACCGAACTACTCGACGCCATGCCCGCGCACGGATCGGCCGACCTGATCGGCGATTTCGCCGCGCAAGTCCCTATCGCCGTCATCGCCGAGATGCTCGGTTTCCCCGCCGCCGACCGCGATCTGTTCCTGCGCTGGGGTGACGTGGTCACCCCGCTGCTGGACGTCGGGATCTCCTGGCGGGCGCACCGGCGCGCGATGGCCGCGACGGCGGCGATGGAGGATTATCTCGCCGCCCACATCGAGAAGTTGCGCCGCGAACCCCGCGAGGACATCTTCAGCGTCCTGGTGTCCTCGGGTGGACTGAGCACCCCCGAGCTGATGGCCAGCGCGAACGTGCTGATGGGCGCGGGCTTCGAGACCACGATGAACTTGATCGGCAACGCGATCCCACTCCTGCTGGCCCACCCCGACCAGCTCGACCTTCTGCGCGCCGAGCCGCAGCGCTGGCCCGGCGCGATCGAGGAGGTGCTGCGGTTCGACCCGCCGGTGCAGATGACCGCTCGCCGCGTACTGGAACCGGTGGATCTCGGTGCGGGCGTTCACCTTCAGCCGGGAAAGTCGATGATCGTGTCCCTGGCAGGCGCCAACCGTGATCCCGCGCAGTTCCCCGATCCGCATCGATTCGACATCACCCGTGCCAACGCCAAGGAGCACCTCTCGTTCGGCTCCGGCATCCACGCCTGCATCGGCGCGAGCCTGGCCAGGCTGGAAGCGGCCCACGCGCTGCCCGCCCTGTTCGAACGCTTCCCCGACCTGCGCCTCGACGGCGAACCACGCCGCCGCGGCCTGTCCACCCTGCACGGTTACGAGCACATGCCTGCCCGGCTGGGGCGACCGGCGGGTGCGCGGGTTGTCCCGTCCATGGCATCCGGCGACCGCATGCCCGGCAGCTGA
- a CDS encoding class I SAM-dependent methyltransferase: MAETAELITNVSDTARWVAAYRAVESARPDALFHDPLADRVAGERGRAIVGHGPRLMHNGWNLITRTKLIDDLIMKTIAQGCDRVLNMAAGMDTRPYRLDLPSEFPWIEADLPELVAEKNKLLAGESPRCALTRTAVDLADPEARRQFLDEALAGARRALVLTEGLVYYLTDDDVVSLAAALNRPEIAWWAVDVNNQALVKRINKSTTELLASAPWRFGPVDPLGFFADLGWTADEVESLAWAAHRYHRLPWFMKPFTLFPQPDPRKAVEKSWMPWSSVVRLTRTAPSL; encoded by the coding sequence GTGGCCGAGACCGCTGAACTCATTACCAACGTTTCCGACACCGCCCGCTGGGTGGCCGCCTACCGCGCCGTCGAATCCGCCCGCCCCGATGCCCTCTTCCACGATCCCCTCGCCGACCGAGTGGCCGGGGAGCGGGGCCGCGCCATAGTCGGCCACGGACCGCGCTTGATGCACAATGGCTGGAACCTGATCACTCGGACCAAACTCATCGACGACCTGATCATGAAGACCATCGCGCAGGGCTGCGATCGGGTGCTCAATATGGCCGCGGGTATGGATACCCGCCCGTACCGGCTGGATCTGCCATCCGAATTCCCTTGGATAGAGGCCGATCTCCCCGAATTGGTCGCCGAGAAGAACAAGCTGCTGGCCGGGGAGTCGCCGCGCTGCGCGCTCACCCGCACGGCGGTGGATCTCGCCGATCCCGAGGCGCGGCGGCAGTTCCTGGACGAGGCCCTCGCGGGTGCGCGGCGGGCGCTGGTGCTCACCGAGGGTCTGGTCTACTACCTCACCGACGACGATGTCGTCAGCTTGGCCGCCGCGCTGAATCGTCCGGAAATCGCTTGGTGGGCAGTGGATGTCAATAACCAGGCGCTTGTGAAGCGAATCAACAAATCCACCACCGAACTGCTGGCCAGCGCCCCCTGGCGGTTCGGTCCGGTCGATCCGCTGGGCTTCTTCGCCGACCTCGGCTGGACGGCCGACGAGGTGGAATCGCTGGCCTGGGCGGCGCACCGGTACCACCGGCTGCCCTGGTTCATGAAGCCGTTCACGCTCTTCCCGCAGCCGGATCCCCGCAAGGCGGTCGAAAAGTCGTGGATGCCTTGGAGTTCGGTGGTGCGGCTCACGCGCACAGCACCGAGCCTTTAG